One region of Skermanella mucosa genomic DNA includes:
- a CDS encoding response regulator gives MQILIAEDNVINQKLVDLICRKAGYQTRIVPDGEAAVEAMKDGGIQLVLMDVMMPRMDGIQATRLIRAMPGDTGRIPIVAVTAHTDGDNREACHSAGMDAFIGKPVRPAELLTVMADLLTRGSA, from the coding sequence ATGCAGATCCTGATCGCCGAGGACAATGTCATCAATCAAAAGTTGGTGGACCTGATCTGCCGGAAAGCCGGTTACCAGACCCGCATCGTCCCGGACGGCGAGGCGGCGGTCGAGGCGATGAAGGACGGCGGCATCCAGCTGGTCCTGATGGACGTGATGATGCCGCGTATGGACGGAATCCAGGCGACGCGCCTGATCCGGGCCATGCCGGGGGATACCGGCCGGATTCCCATCGTGGCCGTCACGGCCCATACCGACGGCGACAACCGGGAGGCCTGCCACTCCGCCGGCATGGACGCCTTCATCGGCAAGCCGGTGCGCCCCGCGGAACTTCTGACCGTCATGGCCGACCTGCTGACCCGGGGATCGGCCTGA
- a CDS encoding efflux RND transporter permease subunit translates to MQLSELSVRRPVLATVMSLTVLLIGIVAYQRLAVREYPKIDEPVVTVTTKYQGASAEIVESQVTQPLEESLSGIEGIDVMSSISRSETSQITVRFRITRDPDVAANDVRDRVGRVRGSLPDEIDEPVIAKVEADAQPIIYLAFSSDRNTPLEVTDYADRFVKDRLQNLPGVADVRIFGERKYAMRIWLDPTRMAAYKVTPQDVETALRRQNIEIPAGRVESAQREFTVVSETDMRTPAEFENVILRDEAGYLVRLRDVGRAELGARDERVNARFNGRNAVAMGVVKQSTANPLEVSGAVQRTLPVIRAGLPEGMSVDIGYDSSVFIAESIDAVFHTILEAIVLVVLVIFFFLRSLRATLIPLVTIPVSLIGAFAIMYVFDFSINTLTLLAMVLAIGLVVDDAIVMLENIYRHVEEGMPPFRAAIQGSKEIGFAVVAMTITLAAVYAPIGFQTGRTGRLFTEFALTLAGAVLVSGFVALTLSPMMCSKLLKHQTRHGFFYNAIEALLNGLTNGYRWLLRVSLKARPLILLVGIGVAAASYVLFGQIKSELAPTEDRGTIVGIIIAPEGSTIDYTDRYARAIEGFIKQVPVVEKFFMVVGFPVVNQGITFVRLTDWDDREVKQQQVVQQLAPKFFGVPGTLAFPANPPSLGQSPTEKPIQFVIQTSLPYAELQGMVDRMLAEARANPGLVNVDTDLKLNKPELKVSLDRDKAADLGLEIDTIGRTLETLLGGRQVTRFKQNGKQYDVVVQVADIDRTNPDDIARIYVRGKQGEMVSLANLLKVEERVSPKELNHFNKLRSATITATLGPNYTLGEGLAFLTAAAERSLPAAAQVDYAGQSREFRESSSSLYVTFVLALAFIYLVLAAQFESFVDPFVIMLTVPLSMTGALLALKLTGATMNVYSQIGLVTLVGLITKHGILIVEFANQLQRQGVDVRDAVVRSAVLRLRPILMTTGAMVLGAVPLALATGAGAESRQAIGAVIVGGMLLGTLLTLFVVPTVYTYIARKKPFEDAAPAGAQPHPAE, encoded by the coding sequence ATGCAACTATCCGAATTGAGCGTCCGCCGCCCGGTGCTCGCCACGGTCATGAGCCTGACCGTGCTGCTGATCGGCATCGTCGCCTACCAGCGGCTGGCGGTGCGCGAATATCCCAAGATCGACGAGCCGGTGGTCACCGTCACCACCAAGTACCAGGGCGCCAGCGCGGAGATCGTCGAGAGCCAGGTCACCCAGCCGCTGGAGGAGAGCCTGTCCGGCATCGAGGGCATCGACGTGATGTCCTCCATCAGCCGGTCGGAGACCAGCCAGATCACCGTGCGCTTCCGGATCACCCGCGACCCCGACGTGGCGGCCAACGACGTGCGCGACCGGGTCGGCCGGGTGCGCGGCTCGCTGCCGGACGAGATCGACGAGCCGGTGATCGCCAAGGTCGAGGCGGACGCCCAGCCGATCATCTACCTCGCCTTCTCCAGCGACCGGAACACGCCGCTGGAGGTGACCGACTATGCCGACCGGTTCGTCAAGGACCGGCTTCAGAACCTGCCGGGCGTCGCCGACGTCCGGATCTTCGGCGAGCGCAAGTACGCCATGCGGATCTGGCTCGACCCGACCCGCATGGCCGCCTACAAGGTCACGCCCCAGGACGTCGAGACGGCGCTGCGGCGGCAGAACATCGAGATCCCGGCGGGCCGGGTGGAGAGCGCCCAGCGCGAGTTCACCGTCGTGTCCGAGACCGACATGCGGACTCCGGCCGAGTTCGAGAACGTCATCCTGCGGGACGAAGCGGGCTATCTGGTCCGCTTGCGCGACGTCGGCCGGGCGGAGCTCGGCGCCCGGGACGAGCGGGTCAACGCCCGATTCAACGGGCGCAACGCCGTCGCCATGGGCGTCGTCAAGCAGTCCACCGCCAACCCGCTGGAAGTCTCCGGGGCGGTGCAGCGGACGCTGCCGGTGATCCGGGCCGGCCTGCCCGAGGGGATGAGCGTCGATATCGGCTACGACAGCTCCGTCTTCATCGCCGAATCGATCGACGCCGTGTTCCACACGATCCTGGAAGCGATCGTGCTTGTCGTGCTGGTGATCTTCTTCTTCCTGCGCTCGCTGCGCGCCACCCTGATCCCGCTGGTCACGATCCCGGTGTCCCTGATCGGCGCCTTCGCGATCATGTACGTGTTCGATTTCAGCATCAACACGCTGACCCTGCTGGCCATGGTGCTGGCGATCGGGCTGGTGGTGGACGACGCCATCGTTATGCTGGAGAACATCTACCGGCACGTGGAAGAAGGCATGCCGCCGTTCCGCGCGGCGATCCAGGGATCAAAGGAGATCGGTTTCGCCGTCGTCGCGATGACCATCACGCTGGCGGCGGTGTACGCGCCGATCGGCTTCCAGACCGGGCGTACGGGGCGGCTTTTCACCGAGTTCGCGCTGACCCTGGCGGGTGCCGTGCTGGTCTCGGGCTTCGTGGCGCTGACCCTGTCGCCGATGATGTGCTCCAAGCTGCTGAAGCACCAGACGCGCCACGGCTTCTTCTACAACGCGATCGAGGCGCTGCTGAACGGCCTGACCAACGGCTACCGCTGGCTTCTCCGCGTCTCGCTGAAAGCCCGGCCGCTGATCCTGCTGGTCGGGATCGGCGTCGCCGCGGCGAGCTACGTCCTGTTCGGCCAGATCAAGTCGGAACTGGCCCCGACCGAGGACCGCGGCACGATCGTCGGGATCATCATCGCCCCCGAAGGATCGACCATCGACTACACCGACCGCTATGCCCGGGCGATCGAGGGTTTCATCAAGCAGGTCCCGGTGGTCGAGAAGTTCTTCATGGTCGTGGGCTTCCCGGTGGTCAACCAAGGGATCACCTTCGTCCGGCTGACCGACTGGGATGACCGCGAGGTCAAGCAGCAGCAGGTCGTCCAGCAGCTCGCGCCGAAATTCTTCGGCGTGCCCGGCACCCTGGCGTTCCCGGCCAACCCGCCGTCGCTGGGGCAGAGCCCGACCGAGAAGCCGATCCAGTTCGTCATCCAGACATCGCTCCCCTATGCCGAGCTCCAGGGCATGGTGGACAGGATGCTGGCGGAGGCCCGGGCCAATCCCGGCCTGGTCAACGTCGACACCGACCTGAAGCTGAACAAGCCGGAGCTGAAGGTTTCGCTCGACCGCGACAAGGCGGCCGACCTGGGGCTGGAGATCGACACCATCGGCCGCACGCTGGAAACCCTGCTGGGCGGCCGGCAGGTCACCCGGTTCAAGCAGAACGGCAAGCAGTACGACGTGGTGGTCCAGGTCGCCGACATCGACCGCACCAACCCGGACGACATCGCCCGGATCTATGTGCGCGGCAAGCAGGGCGAGATGGTCAGCCTCGCCAACCTGCTCAAGGTCGAGGAGCGGGTCTCGCCCAAGGAGCTGAACCATTTCAACAAGCTTCGCTCGGCCACGATCACCGCGACCCTGGGGCCGAACTATACCCTGGGGGAGGGGCTGGCCTTCCTGACCGCGGCCGCCGAGCGGTCGCTGCCGGCGGCGGCCCAGGTCGACTATGCCGGGCAGAGCCGGGAGTTCCGCGAGTCGAGCAGCAGCCTCTACGTCACCTTCGTGCTGGCGCTGGCCTTCATTTATCTGGTGCTGGCGGCCCAGTTCGAGAGTTTCGTCGATCCCTTCGTGATCATGCTGACCGTTCCGCTGTCGATGACCGGCGCCCTGCTGGCGCTGAAGCTGACCGGGGCCACCATGAACGTCTACAGCCAGATCGGGCTGGTGACCCTGGTCGGCCTGATCACCAAGCACGGTATCCTGATCGTCGAGTTCGCCAATCAGCTCCAGCGCCAGGGGGTGGACGTGCGCGACGCCGTCGTCCGCTCCGCCGTGCTGCGCCTGCGGCCGATCCTGATGACGACGGGCGCCATGGTTCTGGGCGCCGTGCCGCTGGCCCTGGCGACCGGCGCGGGGGCGGAAAGCCGGCAGGCGATCGGCGCGGTGATCGTTGGCGGCATGCTGCTGGGAACCCTGCTGACGCTGTTCGTCGTACCGACGGTCTATACCTACATCGCGCGCAAGAAGCCGTTCGAGGATGCGGCGCCGGCCGGCGCCCAGCCCCACCCGGCGGAGTAG
- a CDS encoding efflux RND transporter periplasmic adaptor subunit, whose protein sequence is MKLLARLFILVALLGLGGGAWWYFTVHQGADMPAAAQAPAGGGGGGPPGGIPVEAEQVEVGDVSRTVTSVGTLLSDESVVIRPEVAGRITEIRFNEGERVSKGTVLLKLDDAIARATLEQAMASLNLSRTEADRADELFRQGSGSARARDQARAKLLADGASVSLARAQLAKLDLTAPFDGVLGLRRVSVGDVVQSGKDIVNLEAIDTLKLDFRVPELYLPSVRVGQNLAVTVDAVPGRAFAGTVYAIDPLVDVNGRSINVRARVPNGDDALRPGLFARVTLALTTRKDSILVPEQALVAVGTDQFVFKVAEGKVQRVKVRTGERRAAKVEILDGLLPGDTVVTAGHLKIRDGAPVTVVPPVGS, encoded by the coding sequence ATGAAGCTGCTTGCTCGCCTGTTCATCCTTGTTGCCCTGCTGGGTCTCGGCGGCGGGGCCTGGTGGTACTTCACCGTCCACCAGGGCGCCGACATGCCGGCGGCCGCCCAGGCGCCGGCCGGCGGCGGTGGCGGCGGGCCGCCCGGCGGCATCCCGGTGGAGGCCGAGCAGGTCGAGGTCGGCGACGTGTCGCGCACGGTGACCTCGGTCGGGACGCTGCTCTCGGACGAGTCGGTGGTGATCCGGCCGGAGGTCGCGGGACGCATCACGGAAATCCGGTTCAACGAGGGGGAGCGGGTCAGCAAGGGCACCGTCCTGCTCAAGCTCGACGACGCCATCGCCCGGGCGACGCTGGAGCAGGCCATGGCCAGCCTCAACCTGAGCAGGACCGAGGCGGACCGGGCCGACGAACTGTTCCGCCAAGGGTCGGGCAGCGCCCGCGCCCGCGACCAGGCGCGCGCCAAGCTGCTGGCGGACGGGGCTTCGGTGTCGCTGGCGCGGGCCCAGTTGGCCAAGCTGGACCTGACGGCGCCGTTCGACGGAGTGCTCGGCCTGCGCCGGGTCAGCGTCGGCGACGTGGTCCAGTCCGGCAAGGACATCGTCAACCTGGAAGCCATCGACACGCTGAAGCTGGATTTCCGCGTGCCCGAGCTCTACCTGCCCTCGGTCCGGGTCGGCCAGAACCTGGCGGTTACGGTCGATGCCGTGCCGGGACGGGCTTTCGCCGGTACCGTCTATGCGATCGACCCGCTGGTCGATGTCAACGGTCGGAGCATCAATGTCCGCGCCCGGGTGCCCAACGGCGACGACGCGCTGCGCCCCGGCCTGTTCGCCCGAGTCACCCTGGCCCTGACGACCCGCAAGGACTCGATCCTCGTGCCGGAGCAGGCCCTGGTCGCGGTCGGGACCGACCAGTTCGTCTTCAAGGTGGCGGAGGGGAAGGTGCAGCGGGTCAAGGTCCGCACCGGGGAGCGCCGCGCCGCCAAGGTCGAGATCCTGGACGGGCTCCTGCCGGGCGACACGGTGGTCACCGCCGGCCATCTGAAGATCCGCGACGGCGCGCCGGTCACCGTGGTTCCCCCGGTCGGGAGCTGA
- a CDS encoding cytosine deaminase, whose product MPIPFQKSFAGASLGAKFWLKKATVPLSLLADPPPEVAARAGGDDLVAVDLRIEHGKVAAVLPGGTAPCCGPGVNLENGIVWPCPVDLHTHLDKGHIWPRRENPDGTFAGALAAVESDREAKWNARDVAARMEFGLKCSYAHGTAAVRTHLDSLGKQAEISWPVFAEARERWAGRITLQAVSLIMVETYLTDEAVRIADLVQRHGGVLGCVSYMIPDLDAALDRLFALAAERGLDVDFHVDETGDPAAESLHHIARAVLRTGFKGRVLCGHCCSLATQEPDRALATLDLVAEAGLCVVTLPMCNLYLQDRTPGRTPRWRGVTLLHEMRARGIPVAVASDNCRDPFYGYGDHDMVEVYREATRILHLDRPFGDWPLTTAPVPAHVMRLPDAGLIGAGRTADLVAFRARTYSELLSRPQSDRTVLRAGVPLEAKVPDYRELDELFA is encoded by the coding sequence ATGCCGATTCCTTTCCAGAAGTCCTTCGCCGGCGCCTCCCTGGGCGCGAAGTTCTGGCTGAAGAAAGCCACCGTTCCCCTGTCCCTGCTCGCGGACCCGCCGCCCGAGGTGGCGGCCCGAGCGGGCGGCGACGACCTTGTCGCGGTCGATCTGCGGATCGAGCACGGCAAGGTCGCGGCGGTCCTGCCCGGCGGAACGGCGCCCTGCTGCGGCCCGGGCGTCAACCTGGAGAACGGTATCGTCTGGCCGTGCCCGGTGGATCTCCACACCCATCTGGACAAGGGGCATATCTGGCCGCGCCGGGAGAACCCGGACGGCACCTTCGCGGGGGCGCTCGCCGCCGTCGAGAGCGACCGGGAGGCCAAGTGGAACGCCCGGGACGTGGCCGCCCGGATGGAGTTCGGTCTGAAATGCAGCTACGCCCACGGCACCGCCGCGGTCCGCACACACTTGGATTCGCTGGGCAAGCAGGCCGAAATCTCCTGGCCGGTATTCGCCGAGGCGCGCGAGCGCTGGGCCGGCCGCATCACCCTCCAGGCGGTCTCGCTGATCATGGTGGAAACCTACCTGACCGACGAGGCCGTCCGGATCGCCGACCTGGTGCAGCGCCACGGCGGCGTGCTGGGCTGCGTCAGCTACATGATCCCCGACCTGGACGCGGCGCTCGACCGGCTGTTCGCGCTGGCGGCTGAACGCGGGCTCGACGTGGATTTCCACGTGGACGAGACCGGCGACCCCGCCGCCGAAAGCCTGCATCACATCGCCCGGGCCGTGCTGCGCACCGGCTTCAAGGGCAGGGTGCTGTGCGGCCACTGCTGCAGCCTCGCCACCCAGGAGCCGGACCGGGCGCTCGCCACCCTGGACCTAGTGGCCGAAGCGGGGCTCTGCGTGGTGACGCTGCCGATGTGCAACCTCTATCTCCAGGACCGGACGCCGGGCCGGACCCCGCGCTGGCGTGGCGTCACCCTGTTGCACGAGATGCGGGCGCGCGGCATCCCGGTGGCGGTCGCCTCCGACAATTGCCGCGACCCGTTCTACGGCTATGGCGACCACGACATGGTGGAGGTCTACCGCGAGGCGACCCGCATCCTGCACCTGGACCGACCGTTCGGCGACTGGCCCCTGACCACGGCGCCGGTTCCGGCCCATGTGATGCGGCTGCCCGACGCCGGCCTGATCGGGGCCGGCCGGACCGCCGACCTGGTGGCGTTCCGGGCGCGCACCTACAGCGAGTTGCTGTCGCGGCCGCAGTCCGACCGCACCGTCCTGCGGGCCGGCGTTCCGCTGGAGGCGAAGGTGCCCGACTACCGGGAGCTGGACGAACTGTTCGCGTAA
- a CDS encoding creatininase family protein, whose product MPVPHSRFWQDLTTKEFAGLDAERTIAVLPVGAVEQHGPHLSVWVDSAINAGIVARAVPLIPEHLPVLILPMLPIGKSDEHEAFPGTLSLSAETLIRVWTEVGESVHRAGIRKLVLYNSHGGQPQIMDIVARDLRVRLKMFVVTCNWFSPGLPDGLFPPSEVVHGIHGGGIETSMMLHLRPDLVRPAERRKFDSLSIEMEQEFKYLTPEGKVGFGWQTQDLNLFGACGDATDADAGRGAKLVDHAARCLVELLGEVDRFPLDALRDRV is encoded by the coding sequence ATGCCGGTGCCGCACAGCCGATTCTGGCAGGATTTGACCACCAAGGAGTTCGCGGGGCTGGATGCCGAACGGACCATCGCCGTGCTTCCGGTCGGCGCGGTGGAGCAGCACGGGCCGCACCTGTCGGTCTGGGTGGACAGCGCGATCAATGCCGGGATCGTCGCCCGCGCCGTGCCGCTGATCCCGGAGCATCTGCCGGTGCTGATCCTGCCGATGCTCCCCATCGGCAAGTCCGACGAGCACGAAGCCTTTCCCGGGACCCTGTCGCTGTCGGCCGAAACCCTGATCCGCGTCTGGACCGAGGTGGGCGAGAGCGTCCACCGCGCGGGCATCCGCAAGCTGGTCCTGTACAACAGCCATGGCGGCCAGCCGCAGATCATGGACATCGTGGCGCGCGACCTGCGCGTCCGCCTCAAGATGTTCGTGGTGACCTGCAACTGGTTCAGCCCCGGCCTTCCGGACGGGCTGTTCCCGCCGTCGGAGGTCGTCCACGGCATCCACGGCGGCGGCATCGAGACATCGATGATGCTCCACCTGCGCCCCGATCTGGTCCGGCCGGCGGAACGGCGGAAATTCGACTCCCTGAGCATCGAGATGGAGCAGGAATTCAAGTACCTGACCCCGGAGGGGAAGGTCGGGTTCGGCTGGCAGACCCAGGATCTCAACCTGTTCGGCGCCTGCGGCGACGCGACGGACGCCGATGCCGGCCGGGGCGCCAAGCTGGTGGACCACGCCGCCCGTTGCCTCGTCGAACTGCTGGGGGAGGTGGACCGCTTCCCGCTCGACGCGTTGCGCGACCGGGTGTGA
- a CDS encoding phosphodiesterase: MTEPGALAAGRIDTGAALAAAVAHLNRLRPRPDLVVITGDLANGPRPAEYEALARLLAPLELPWCAIPGNHDDRDALRALCAGQPWLPDPGPFFHYAIDHLPVRLIALDTVVPGETPGLLCDRRSDWLADRLAEAPGRPTILLMHHPPHEVGIGFMDALRCFGTERLARLVEDHPAIERILCGHVHRHTLARWHGTAVSTAPSAAFQFALDLAPDAPPAVSDEPPALVLHLWRAGQGLVSHLQAVGA, encoded by the coding sequence GTGACCGAACCAGGCGCGCTCGCCGCGGGCCGGATCGATACCGGCGCTGCCCTGGCCGCCGCCGTGGCGCACCTCAACCGCCTGCGTCCCCGGCCGGACCTGGTCGTGATCACCGGCGACCTGGCCAACGGCCCCCGGCCGGCCGAGTACGAGGCGCTGGCCCGTCTGCTGGCCCCGCTGGAGCTGCCCTGGTGCGCCATCCCGGGCAACCATGACGACCGGGACGCGCTCCGCGCGCTGTGCGCCGGCCAGCCCTGGCTGCCGGACCCCGGACCGTTCTTCCACTATGCCATCGACCACCTGCCGGTGCGGCTGATCGCCCTGGACACGGTGGTGCCCGGCGAGACGCCGGGGCTGCTGTGCGACCGGCGGAGCGACTGGCTGGCCGACCGGCTGGCCGAGGCGCCGGGGCGGCCGACCATCCTGCTGATGCACCATCCGCCCCATGAGGTCGGGATCGGCTTCATGGACGCGCTTCGCTGCTTCGGGACGGAGCGGCTGGCCCGGCTGGTGGAGGACCACCCCGCGATCGAGCGGATCCTGTGCGGCCATGTCCACCGGCACACCCTGGCCCGCTGGCACGGCACCGCCGTCAGCACCGCGCCCAGCGCCGCCTTCCAGTTCGCCCTCGACCTGGCGCCCGACGCGCCGCCGGCGGTTTCCGACGAGCCGCCGGCCCTGGTCCTCCATCTGTGGCGGGCCGGACAGGGGCTGGTCAGCCATCTCCAGGCCGTCGGCGCGTGA
- a CDS encoding SDR family oxidoreductase, whose protein sequence is MVKIKKKAVLITGAGKRIGRAMALDLASHGWGVAVHYFTSKDDADEVVNEITRAGGRAAAVQANLGNEADAIGLVPAAVERLGPLTALINNASVFERDEAGTADRASWDRHMEANLRAPLVLSQAFAKQLPAEERGCIVNILDQRVWNLTPHFLSYTLSKAGLWTLTQTLAMALAPRIRVNGIGPGPTLKNDRQTEEHFAAQWENIPLQRPTSPQEICDGVRFILDAPAMTGQMIALDGGEHLGWAQPGRGFVAVE, encoded by the coding sequence ATGGTAAAGATCAAGAAGAAAGCCGTGTTGATCACGGGGGCCGGCAAACGCATCGGCCGGGCCATGGCGCTGGACCTCGCCTCCCACGGCTGGGGCGTCGCCGTCCATTATTTCACATCGAAGGACGACGCCGACGAGGTGGTGAACGAGATCACCCGCGCCGGCGGCCGGGCCGCGGCGGTGCAGGCCAATCTCGGCAACGAGGCCGACGCGATCGGCTTGGTCCCGGCGGCGGTCGAGCGGCTGGGGCCACTGACCGCCCTGATCAACAATGCCAGCGTGTTCGAGCGGGACGAGGCCGGCACCGCCGACCGGGCGAGCTGGGACCGGCACATGGAGGCCAACCTGCGGGCTCCCCTGGTGCTCTCCCAGGCGTTCGCGAAGCAACTCCCGGCGGAGGAGCGCGGCTGCATCGTCAATATCCTGGACCAGCGGGTCTGGAACCTGACGCCGCACTTCCTCTCCTACACCCTGAGCAAGGCCGGCCTGTGGACGCTGACCCAGACCCTGGCCATGGCGCTGGCGCCGCGAATCAGGGTCAACGGCATCGGACCGGGACCGACCCTGAAGAACGACCGCCAGACGGAAGAGCACTTCGCCGCCCAGTGGGAGAACATCCCGCTCCAGCGCCCGACCTCGCCGCAGGAGATCTGCGATGGCGTCCGCTTCATCCTGGACGCTCCCGCCATGACCGGCCAGATGATCGCGCTGGACGGCGGCGAGCATCTTGGCTGGGCGCAGCCGGGACGCGGATTCGTCGCAGTCGAATAG
- the uvrC gene encoding excinuclease ABC subunit UvrC, which produces MASDQIVQPTPDITEPDIADKAEPAAPAAPASRRRVSAGNLAQGAEVIRGYLRTLPNSPGVYRMMNEAGDVLYVGKAKNLKKRVVNYTHVMKLPNRLQRMVAETTTMEFVTTHTEVEALLLESNLIKRLMPRYNVLLRDDKSFPYIKITRDHDYPQLTKHRGARDKSADYFGPFASGSAVNRTVTALQRAFQLRNCADTVYATRTRPCLQYQIKRCTAPCVGRVTPEEYQSQVAQARAFLSGKSRDIQAEFARQMQAAAEALDFETAARYRDRIRALTATQAHQDINVEGVEDADVIACHQDGGSTCIQVFFFRGGSNYGNRAYFPSHDRNLELPEVLGSFISQFYDNKPAPRLILVSQEPAEQELIAEALSLRAGHRIELVEPKRGDKKRLVDHALVNAREALGRRLSESASQARLLEGLAEAFGLDSVPERIEVYDNSHIQGTNAIGGMIVAGPDGLMKNSYRKFNIRSDIAPGDDYGMMREVLGRRFSRALKEDPERERGIWPDLVLIDGGQGQLSAALEVFDELGITDLAVVSIAKGPDRNAGRERFFMPGRPPFGMDPKDPVLYFLQRLRDEAHRFAIGTHRARRTKAIGQSVIDEIPGIGPSRKKALLHHFGSARGVERAGLADLEAVEGINRTVAKKIYDHFHPDG; this is translated from the coding sequence ATGGCATCAGATCAGATCGTACAGCCCACGCCCGATATCACCGAACCGGATATCGCCGATAAGGCGGAACCCGCAGCGCCCGCCGCTCCGGCGTCCCGTCGGCGGGTGAGCGCGGGCAATCTGGCGCAGGGGGCGGAGGTGATCCGGGGATATCTCCGGACGCTGCCGAACAGCCCCGGCGTTTACCGGATGATGAACGAAGCCGGCGACGTGCTGTATGTCGGCAAGGCCAAGAACCTGAAGAAGCGGGTGGTCAACTACACCCACGTGATGAAGCTGCCCAACCGGCTCCAGCGGATGGTGGCGGAGACGACGACCATGGAATTCGTCACGACCCACACCGAGGTCGAGGCGCTGCTGCTGGAGTCGAACCTGATCAAGCGGCTGATGCCGCGCTACAACGTGCTGCTGAGGGACGACAAGTCCTTTCCCTACATCAAGATCACCCGCGACCACGACTATCCGCAGTTGACCAAGCATCGCGGCGCCCGCGACAAGTCGGCCGACTATTTCGGCCCGTTCGCGTCGGGCAGCGCGGTCAACCGGACGGTGACCGCCCTCCAGCGCGCCTTCCAGCTCCGCAACTGCGCCGACACGGTCTATGCGACCCGGACCCGGCCTTGCTTGCAATACCAGATCAAGCGCTGCACGGCGCCCTGCGTCGGCCGGGTGACGCCCGAGGAGTACCAGTCCCAGGTGGCGCAGGCGCGCGCCTTCCTGTCGGGCAAGAGCCGCGACATCCAGGCGGAGTTCGCCCGCCAGATGCAGGCCGCCGCGGAAGCGCTCGACTTCGAGACCGCCGCCCGATACCGCGACCGCATCCGCGCCCTGACCGCCACACAGGCGCACCAGGACATCAATGTCGAGGGGGTCGAGGACGCCGACGTGATCGCCTGCCACCAGGACGGCGGCTCCACCTGCATCCAGGTGTTCTTCTTCCGGGGCGGCAGCAACTACGGCAACCGCGCCTATTTTCCCAGCCACGACCGGAACCTGGAGCTGCCGGAGGTGCTGGGCTCCTTCATCAGCCAGTTCTACGACAACAAGCCGGCGCCCCGCCTGATCCTGGTCAGCCAGGAGCCGGCGGAGCAGGAACTGATCGCCGAGGCGCTGAGCCTTCGCGCCGGCCACAGGATCGAGCTGGTGGAGCCTAAGCGCGGGGACAAGAAGCGCCTGGTAGACCATGCCCTGGTCAATGCCAGGGAGGCACTGGGCCGCCGCCTGTCGGAGAGCGCGTCCCAGGCCCGCCTGCTGGAGGGCTTGGCCGAGGCCTTCGGCCTGGATTCGGTGCCGGAGCGGATCGAGGTCTACGACAACAGCCACATCCAGGGCACCAACGCGATCGGCGGCATGATCGTCGCCGGGCCGGACGGCCTGATGAAGAACAGCTACCGCAAGTTCAACATCCGCTCCGACATAGCGCCCGGCGACGACTACGGCATGATGCGGGAGGTGCTGGGCCGCCGCTTCTCCCGCGCGCTGAAGGAGGACCCGGAGCGCGAACGCGGCATCTGGCCCGACCTGGTGCTGATCGACGGCGGACAGGGACAGCTGAGCGCCGCCTTGGAGGTGTTCGACGAGCTGGGCATCACCGACTTGGCAGTCGTGTCGATCGCCAAAGGTCCCGACCGCAATGCCGGGCGGGAACGCTTCTTCATGCCCGGCCGGCCGCCGTTCGGGATGGACCCGAAGGACCCGGTGCTCTATTTCCTGCAGAGACTGCGCGACGAGGCCCACCGTTTCGCCATCGGCACCCACCGGGCGCGGCGGACCAAGGCGATCGGCCAGTCGGTGATCGACGAGATCCCGGGGATCGGGCCGTCGCGGAAGAAGGCCCTGCTTCACCATTTCGGATCGGCCCGGGGCGTCGAACGGGCGGGTCTGGCCGATCTGGAGGCAGTCGAGGGAATCAACCGGACGGTGGCGAAAAAGATTTATGACCACTTCCATCCAGACGGCTAG
- the pgsA gene encoding CDP-diacylglycerol--glycerol-3-phosphate 3-phosphatidyltransferase, translating into MLTSLPNLLTLSRIIVIPIIIGLFFVREHWAAWTACGLFALAAITDYFDGYLARSWSQVSLVGKFLDPIADKLLVAAVLFMLVAVDKLSGISVLPAVVILLREVLVSGLREFLAGIRVGMPVSKLAKWKTAIQMVALGILIVGDDGPSGVPVQMIGEVGLWAAGLLTLITGWDYMHAGWKHMNEEREPEPEPVPRPAQPHGANTARSAG; encoded by the coding sequence ATGCTGACCAGCCTGCCCAATCTCCTGACACTCTCGCGGATCATCGTCATCCCGATCATCATCGGGCTGTTCTTCGTCCGTGAGCACTGGGCGGCCTGGACCGCGTGCGGCCTGTTCGCGCTGGCCGCCATAACCGACTATTTCGACGGCTACCTGGCGCGGAGCTGGTCGCAGGTGTCGCTCGTCGGCAAGTTCCTCGACCCGATCGCCGACAAACTCCTGGTCGCGGCCGTACTGTTCATGCTGGTGGCGGTGGACAAGCTGAGCGGCATCTCGGTGCTGCCGGCCGTCGTGATCCTGCTGCGGGAGGTGCTGGTCTCGGGACTGCGCGAGTTCCTGGCGGGCATCCGCGTCGGCATGCCGGTCAGCAAGCTCGCCAAATGGAAGACCGCCATCCAGATGGTGGCGCTCGGCATCCTGATCGTGGGCGACGACGGCCCGTCCGGGGTGCCGGTCCAGATGATCGGCGAAGTGGGCCTGTGGGCCGCCGGGCTGCTGACCCTGATCACCGGCTGGGACTACATGCATGCCGGCTGGAAGCACATGAACGAGGAACGTGAACCCGAGCCGGAACCGGTGCCGCGCCCGGCCCAGCCGCACGGCGCCAATACGGCGCGGAGCGCGGGCTGA